The Polypterus senegalus isolate Bchr_013 chromosome 5, ASM1683550v1, whole genome shotgun sequence genome includes the window accagggcatcactgagctcctggacaggatGGGGTGtcagatggacccaaacataatgtcccacccagaggtgttctactggattgaggtcaggcgagtgagtgagtgtgggatttcagtcaatggtatcaactccttcatcctctcgccacatgaggccgggcattgtcgtgcagaatagggtctgacaattggtccaaggatttcatcccgatacctaatggcagttgAGGTGCCctccattgtctagcctgtagcagtctgtgcgtccctccatggatatgcctccccataGGCATATACCATCacagacccaccaccaaaccagtcgtGCTGAACAATGTGacaagcagcataatgttctccacagcttctccagacccacatgtgctcagggtgaacctgttctaatctgtgaaaagcacagggcgccaattctggtattctatggcaattgccacttgagctccacggtgcccactagaggacatcgggccctcaggccaccctcatgaagtctgtttctgattgtttggtcagacattcacaccagtggcctgcctgcctgcctgcctgctggaggtcattttgtaggctctgccagtactcatcctgttcctcattgcccaaaggagcagataccggtaggtcctgctgatgggttaaggaccttcacGACGccccctgtccagctctcctagagtaactgcctgtctgtctcctggaatctcctccatgtccttgagactgtgctgggagacacagcaatgccacgtattgatgtgccatcctggagaagttggactacctgtgccacctctgtagggtccaggtatggccttaccagtagtgacactgtcCATACCCAAAtacaaaacgagtgacaaaacagacgaggagggaaaaatgtcagtggcctccctccagctgttaacccattcattcctgttctGGGGTCGTTTCATTGTTGAGTGCACCAAAGCTGCTGAAACTGATGAAGAAGCCCCTCTGCTGCTTCACTGATCAGATCAACAGCTCACAcatgtcattgacttgatgctttgCTCTCATTCAAAAgggctcctttcatttttttgagcagtatactataaaaaataacaatgcagATACATGTGAATGAGATGGTGGAGTAACCTGGATGGACCACCGCATTGGATGCTACAGCATCAGAGGCCATTAAAGTGCACTTCCCTTCTTGAAGATGAAGCTTGAAagccccctcttcttcttcagaGTCGTGGTGTCCCTGATCATTCATTCGTCACCTCGGGCACTTGGGGTTTGTTCTGAAGTTCCTCCTAAAGCTGCACTGTGGGTGCTCCACCACAAGGTGGCACTAGAACTGCACATGCAGCCTCTGAGTGTCGTGTCCCACCCAGGGGGCCGCATCGCCCCAAAACTCCAGCACAAAAGGAGCTGCCTACAAGAACGTTTAATCCGAAACTCCAGACAAGATAAATGAAAATACATAGGACACAGAAGAGGGGGGCCACCATAGTGGGCTGTGCTGTTCAAGGTAGGGCCTCCTCCCCGCCTTACTTTTAAACTTCTTTTTGTTgcctcttttattttttgttcatttttcattctttttgtttaatatcGTAACGGCAAGTGCTGGAATGGATCCTTTTACTCTTTACATGACTCATTTAGGTGGTCCGCTATTCTTAAAAGAACTGGCTCCCTTTGCCACACGGGATGGAATTCAGTTTGTGACACTACAGCAGGTGACCAAATGCCAGCTGAGTTTGTACTACAGGTGACTCGTGGtcataatattaaaacaaagcCACCAAGCCAATAGAGTCTCTGGACAAATTATTAGGAACCCCTGCGTGCTAATAccctaatcagccaatcacgtggcagcgTCACAATGCATACAGTCCTGTAGAGACAGGTCAGGAGCATCAGTTCATGCTCACATCAGTCCTCAGTGATTTGGACCATGGTGTGGCTGTTGGCACCAGACGGGCTGGTGTGAGGATTCCTGgacctgctgatctcctgggatttttgaGCCCAGCAGTCTTTGCTCAGAATGGCGAGCGGCAGATCTGGGAGACATCAGAGGAGGACGGCCAGGAAGATTCCAGCGAACAGAAAAGCCGCAGTAACATAGAGAACCAGTTTGAGAACCAACTGTGGTGTGCAGAACAAGCATCTGAGCAGGCACAGCACATCAAGGTGCGTGGGCTACACCAGCTGAAGACCACGCTTGGTTCCACTTCTGTCAGTTCACAAGCCCACCAAAACTGGACGGCTGAAGACTCGAAATGTGTaccctggtctgatgaatttcAGGCAGATTGTAGGTGATAAGAGCAGGAATCCATGGAGCTGACCTGCTGGTGGTGATGTGACGATGTGGGGCATGttgtcttggcacactttgggcccattaataTCAGCCAATCACGGCTTACTTGAGTCTTGTTGCTGACCATATTATCCTGGTCAAAatgtacccatcttctaatggctgctTCCAGCATGATGGTGCACCAGGTCACATGTCATGAGTTCAGTGTCCTTCAGTGACCTGTCACCAGAACTGAATCTGTGaggacacctttgggatgtggcagaacaCAAATGGGCATCTGAGAAATCTGCAGAAACCACGTGAGGCTATCATGTtagcatggaccagaatctccaaGGAGTGTTTCCAGCAAGCACCTTGTGAAATCAGATCTTCAGATGTTTGGAGGCCGAGGGAAAAAGGAGGTCCTGCCAGGTGACCCATGACCTTGGTAGAGCTGAGATGACTTAATAAAACGCCAAGGCAAATGAATAAGAAGCAGCAGACCACCACGTCAACACGGGCCGAGCTTGAGGTCACTTCGCTAGTTCTTCACCATCTGACGGCCTTGGCTGCCTTTCACTTTCCTTGTTTAATCAAACTCCCCAGCCAAACCTCATTTACTCGAGTGACGTCAGAACACCAAACTGGAAGTGAAGATTAAGGTTCATGTGTGGGGGACGCCAGCTCACTGAATgctctttgtttattttgctgtttcGTTAATTAAAGGGTCTCCATAAATTACAATGAGGACAGCCGGGGTGGCGGCCGAGCCCACACCATGTGGCATTTTGGGAATTCCCTTTAAAGAAAGAGTGGGATTGTGGCTCTGCGGCCAAACCTGGGGAGAAGAGCCGTGAGACGAATCCGAGTTGTTTATCTGTAGTCGTAATGAGTGGGCCGGAGCGGCGGGCTAATCTGGGGGCACACATGAGATTTAAAGGTGAGCGGAGTTCACTcctcgctgctgctgctgccaagtCGAGGAGGAAAACGAaagaaaacagaatcagcgcTGAGAAGAAGAGAGTCCTTCAAGAGTAATCCTGGTAGCTGCTTTTAAAGGGAAACTCCAAGAGCTACTGATGTGCAGGGAGCCCCCTCAAGTGAAGACCCCTTCATTAAGAGTTCAGAAAGGGAAAGGCCTGGAAGGCGAAAACAGTGCCTTTAAAAAGCCTTCAACCCTCAGACATTTTCACACTTTCTTGTGACAACAAAGTGCTTTGAGTGTGggaaagttgctatataaatatcatgtattattattattattattatgggatcccagtggatttaatttggcttttttgatcaGCAGAAAAACACGGCTCCTCTTCCCCTTCTGCAGAAAGGATGATTGACACCGTGacacatgacatcacttctggggttTGTCCaactggacccgcctcttcctcccagaatgccaTAAATTCTAAGGAGCCGCCACCCTAGTCAGTCTAGCTAAGACAGAAGTCAGGCGACTCGCTTTTTATATTATAACATACGCTTTCTGTGCAGTTACTGCTTAAATTATATGAGATTGGCCATAAGGTTCCCTGAATTGTCCTGTTATGTCTTTCAAAGAGGGCAACACCAGCTTCTGAGGCCAAAGGTGGGCTTACTTTTTCCCCAGTAGGCCATTTCATCTTGTAATATTCTTGTTGACTAAATTATTGAAAAAGccattttttcttgtgttttgtttcaaGTGTATCTCCGTGGTGGCATGGAGGTCTACTGTCCATTCTGATATGTTGGAAAAGGCAACTGCTTCCATGAGGGggacttactttttcacatagagctgtaaaagatagatagatagatagatagatagatagatagatagatagatcagaaaGGAAAGCACCAAAGGATTCCATGACCACACTTTCCTTCAGACTCAGGAAGTGCCACCCCTTTGCAGATGGCTGCTAGATTTTTTGGCCTCTGACTAAAACCGTCATCTAGTTGAAGCTGGAGATCATATATGCCAGCCTTCTTTGTATACAGAGAAAGAATGGAGTcataatttctgttttcttttcattttttaccaaCTCAAAaggggcgcagtggtagcgctgctgcgcgtagtaaggagacctaggtttgcttcccgggttcttcctgcgtggagtttgcatgttctccccgtatctgcgtgggattccttccacagtccaaagacatgcaggtcacatgcattggcgatcctaacttgtccctagtgtgtgcttggtgtgtgtgtgccctgtggtgggctggtgccctgcctgggttttgttcctgccttccatcctgtgttggctgggattggctccagcagacccccgtgaccctgtagttaggatatagcgggttggataatgactgactgactgactgactgaccaagtTAAAAGGAGATTGCTGGGCTAGTAGTGTCCAACCTATTGGTGAGAAAACCTATTGGTGAGAACAGATACTTGGCACATTCAGCAAGATCACAACattagatagatgaaaggcactatataatagatagatagatagatagatagatagatagatagatagatagatagatagatagatagatatgaaaggcactatataatagatagatagatagatagatatgaaaggcactatataatagatagatagatagatagatagatagatagatagatagatagatacatgtgaaaggcactatataatagatagaaagatgaaaggcgctatataatttaaACAGGTTCAGTCTACTGTGCCTCATTTCTTCCTAATTTGGAGTGGAAATTGCAGTTATTTTGAAGGAAAGTGAAAAGAGACGTTTTGGCCGACATTCCTCAGCCTAATGCTCCCAGGAATGTGGACAGAAGGCCCCAGGGATTATGACGCCATCTTATTCCAGTGCTCTGATCCTGCTTATCTGCACTTCTGTACCTCTAAGCCCTGAACTGAGGTGCTCTTCCCGGCTGcggtgatcttctcagaagttccaAGAGCAGCTCTGATGGGCTCGGTGTCTTTGGGTGGGCTGTAATGTTGTGGAGTTCTTTGGCCTCGGGTACCTCAGAGGTGCTTTGCACGCTGAACTGGGAAACACAAACTCATAAAGTCCCATCTGAAGTGATGGTGTCTGTGTGGATGGTGGACCATCCCCTCCTGCTCAGCGGTGCCAACAGCCTCACGCCGGACCAGCCCTAAAGGTGCCGTACAGCCGGGTAAGTGGAGTTTGAGGCAGAGGCTGAACGGCACCCTTGGGGGCTCCAGTCTGATGCCTGACTGACCATTCAGGATGTCCACTCTCGGTTGAACTTTGGTTGAAGACATGGAgagaaacaaaccaaaaacacagaatgatgttttttttttcccacacctTTATTGACTTTCTCAAGCGTCAACTCGGGTCAGCATTCACATCACGTGGAAAAAGCAATTTTAAttggaataaaaaagaaagtgttgCCAAGGTGCTGCCAAAATGATCTAAGTGGTAAGCTAGAGGCTCGGTGGCTGGCTGTCCTGAAGAACAGGAGTGGTCACGAAGGCCTCCGCCGACCTACAAAGGCTACATTCTAACAGAATTCTATGTGGCGCTCCTCACAGAACCGCAGAAAGGCACTTGAAAGCTCTGTGTGTGTtgggtgtgtttggtgtgtgtggtgtgtgtgtgtgtctcttcaggAAACGGAGATTGTCTTCTGGCTGGCTGCACTGCTCCTTCTGCTTATTCCAGGTCCAGGTCCAGGTCAAGGCCTTCATGGTGCTGGGTGCTTTCACTGATGACCtaaaggaggaagaggaggaagatggAGGTCAGGAAACGAGAACATCGATGAAGCACGAGGCTGACCGTCAAAGCCGTGACCTACCTGGCCATCTCTGGTGTCGATGGTCCTGATGAGCACCTTCTTAGACACGGAGTCGGCAATGGGCCTCGACTCCAGGCTGGTTTCTGCAAAAGAGAAGCACATGCGGTGGGTCAGTGTGGATGGACGTGAAGAGCTGAGATTGGGGCGCCACACGGTAGAGGGTCACGTCTGGGTGGGCTCTCACTATTTTCCAGTGCCAACCTTATGTGACGCCTTACACTTCGGGTTCTTTTAGGTTACGTGTTACTTTGGATAGTCGCACACCTCAACAAAGGTGTCTGTGGGTCGTGATAACACAAGACATCAGTAAAGGGGTCTCTCGTCTGGCCTGCTAAGATGCGCTGGTCAGACTTCATTGGGTCTTTGTGAGCAACCAAAGCTAAAAATGGCAGTTTGATTTATTAAGAGAAGGCATAGTCACGATTAGGGACGAAAGTAAAAGCATTTGTCACGTGTGGGGACCTCCCATAAGGCACAGGTGAGCAGGAGGGGGGCGCTGATGCTAATCGTGTATTTCACAGCATGGAGACGTCGCCTGGAGATGACACTTGGCCACGCCCCCTAACTAGTATGTCAGAAGCTCCTCCCCCTTCCTGATATAAAACGGAGAGCCCAGAGATGGAGGTGGTCTTGTGACCTGAGCTGACCGTGAGACGTGCGAGTGGCACGAGTctcttctgctttgttttgtgtcCCACAGGACTCTGATTATTTAAGGAGGTTGTGGCCGAGTTGGCACCCCAACACCTCAGTGAGTGTCTCGATTTGCACCTTCAATCTTAAAACTCAAAGCTAAACGTGTTGTGCTTACGAAAGTAAAAGGCACCGCCAAAGCAGTCGAAAGGACAGCAAAGATCAAAAACCGGTGAAGCATTTTGAAAACTGAACGGCGCCGTGTGGGTTCAAGCTACCCATAAGCCACCGCAAACGTGTTGCATTGCGTCGGCTTCTATCCATTGCAGTCAAATTACCTTTACTTTTGGATTTGCCCTCCGTGactgaccaccagggggcattgcagcaccccaaacacccaacacaatgGCTCGTACACAagtcccagtcagtgtgaaacgTTTCAACGACTCACAAAATATAAATCCAACTTCCGTCTCTCCTTCACTTGACTTCCTCCTCTCGGCTCTGGCTTCCCCTAAGGCCGCTCCTTTTATACAGAACCTTCTATTGTCCCGAAACTGTggctcaggaatacttctggGTACGTTTGAAGCCCAACAGTGTGGGGCTCTCTAGCCCTTTCAGCACACCCACAGAAGCCAACAGGGCTGACCCaaagaactacaactcccatgatgCCCCAAGGGTATCTGCAGGGGTACTgtagcccagggatgctgccatctagtgtgtggGGGGACACAATGACCTGCACACATTGCCTTCCCCTGTCCTTCTGTGATACTGGCCTCCCGGCCCGGTAAGGATCCCAAGTCAACTCGTCCCAGTGTGCCGTCTCTCATTTTAAGGACCTGCTCCCCCAGCTACCTTGGAGAATTTGTTTGGAGATCACGACAAAATGGACCACCAGGGAAAAACCGGTCAACTATATGAAGCTCTGTGCAAAGGGACCTACACATTCTGGTGATCAATTCTATTGATTCTTTGCAAAGGACATTGAGCCACGGGGTCCTTCCAGACATGGCCAGACATCGAACAGGGTCGCTGGATAAGCTCTCTGCAGTATCTTGGATCGAAAAGCGTGAACTGCCCTCTCCAGGTTGGGGATGAGGTGCCTCCTCAAAATGAGAAGTTGAAATATCTCCGGGTCTCGAGTTCACAACTGAAAGACGAAGGGAGCGGGAGACCAACAGTCCTGTGGACCTCGGACCTCTCAGTCACAGTGAAGAGGGGAGCTCGGCCAAAACTCTCGATTTATCGCTCCGTCtgcattcctaccctcacctatggccaggAGCTGTGGGCAGTGACTGGAAGAACGAGACCATGGATACAAATGGGCTTCCTTTGTTTGGggtctgggctcagccttagagatCTGCCGAGGACGGAAGACATTCAGGTGGGGCCCAAAGTCGAGCTTGGGGTTTGAGTTTGGGGCATTTGAGTAAGATATTAAGAGGTCTCCTGGGAGATGGGAGACCTTGGGGTGGACCTGTGACACACTGGAGTGATGACAACTCCAGACTGGCCTGTGAACCCCTCTGTACCCCCCCAGGAGAGATGGAGGACAGGGAAAAGGGACATTTGGGCATCTTTGCTTTTACTGTTGCCCCCAGGACGTGATAAGTAGAtgaaaatgaatgggtggatggatagatagcTGACTCACAGGAAGATGACAAGTTTTATGACCTCGACGATGAGGTACAAATGACTCAAAGGTAGCAAACAATGCAGCAATGACCCATAGCCACGTACACTTAACATGGCAGCTACGTTTGAACTGTCTGTAGTGTTATGCTGCAGGTGGCGCCCATCTTTACTTTTACATAGAAATACCAAAAATCTGCCTTAGTTTAGTGTCACATTGGCATTAGGATCACAGCCGTCCACGAGTGCCCAGACCCCCTCGGAGCAGCCAACACAGAACTCACCTCTCAGGTTCAGAGAAGCAAAGGCGGGCAGTGGTGCGGAGATCCTACAAAGcaaagagaagaaagagaggagGGTCACCCGAGGGTCCAGTCGCTGCCACAGCCAGCATTTCACACAAGTGACTCTTTGATTACATGTCACCTTGAAATAAAAACCTAGGAGTCACctaattatatagcacctttcattcgTGCCTCACTCATTATCTGACCATCTGGACTGAACTTGGTGGGGGGGGTCCCACCTCAGTCCATTGTCTACAGCAAGTGAAGTGACCATAGCCAAGCCTGAAATCTGCTCATCAGTGACGAGGAGTGTTGGTCAGATATGCCCACATGCAAAATCATAAGCCAGTCATGCTAACTGGACCCCTACTGTAGGTCTGCATGGCATGAAACTGGGAGCCTGTGGTGGTCAGTGCCACCCTActggcaataaaaaaaaacaacaccctgATGTAGCAGGTGTCTGGGTTGCATCTCTGGAAAGATGTGTGGGCAGTTTGGTGCCACCAGGGGGGCAGTACCTCAATCAATGTGGAGCAGGCACCAGTTCAAGTTTAGGTGGGCGAATTGCACTTTTGGCATTTTTATGTCACATGGAATGACCCATTAGATGCCAGTTACATtgggtgccactagggggcagtAGCTCACGCAGTGTGAGTAGCAGGTAGGATCCTACTTGGCACTGCCAGTCCTAAAGCTGGTCACCAGGGTGTACTGTGAGATAAGCGAAGGCATCATTGACATTCTCAAGCTACATGAAATGACCGTTAAGTAATAACACTGGGTGCCATTGGTGGGCAGTAACTCAATCAGTCTGGGGTGGGCACCAGTGAAAATGTAGGTGAGCGAACTGCACATTTGGCATTTTCATGTCACATGGAATGACCCATGAGTTGCCAGTTACTCTGGGTGCCAAGAGGGCACAGTACCTCAGTCTGTGTGGCGTGAAAACCACAGAGGATACTCGAAAGATGATACCTGGCACTGCCAGCACTACAGCTGGTCATGAGGATGTGCTGTAAGATTGGCGATTGGCATTTTTGGTATTCTCAATCCACATGGAATGACCCTTAAGTCACTAGTAACACCAGGTGTCACTAGGTGACAATACCTTGGATGACTTAGGACGAGCACCAGGGATGTCACTTACAGGGTCATAGTAAAGTTGGTCAGACAGGTACATTATGAGTTGGGCAAATAGTGCTGTTGGTATTCTCACGTCACCAGGGATGATCCATAAGTCACCAGTAACACTGGGTGCCAGAAGGGGGCAGTACCTCAATCCATGTGGCACATACTCACAGGGTGATATTCGGCTCTGCTGGTCCCAAAATGGCTCAAGAGAGGGCACTCTGAGATGGGTGACTGGCAGCCAATGCAGACTGGCCCTTATGTCACCCATGTCTAGTCAGATGAGAGGAGAGTGGCAGAGCCTGGACTTGAAAGCGGACACTCCAAGAGGGTTTAGTGACCGACACAGATTGAGCTCTCCACTTGGGACTGTGTGTTCTGTCCTAGAGAAATGACCCTGAGTCCCTGCCACCATATTCGGACTGGAACTTCATAACTTCTGCCACCAAAATGCTAAGCGACTCTCAACATGTGAAGCCTGCTTACCGGCTCTCCTCGCCTTCCAGGAGCTTCCTGTAGGTGGCGATCTCAATATCCAGGGCCATCTTGACATTCAGCAGATCCTGGTACTCGCGCAGGTGGCGGGCCATCTCCTCCTTCATGTTCTGGATGTCATCCTGTAGACGGGCGATTGTGTCCTGGTAGTTGGCTGCCTCGGCGGAAAAGTTCTCTTCCATCTCACGCATCTGGCGCTCCAGAGACTCGTTCTGTGGAAAAGCAGAGTGTGTGTCAGGGTGCTGCCTATCGGCTTTGTCTTGTCTTATTTGGGGGGCATTTGGTGGGCCTTGTGCTTAATGGTCATTCAGGCATGACTATAAAGCTGGCAGTCAAGTACCAGACCAATCTGGCCACCCAGGGCATGCCAGCTGTTTTATTATACGCTTGTACCACATGACCATAAAAGAGCCAAAATGGACACCTAATGGACATGGCAATGTTCTGGGCATCTCCTAGTCTCAGGTGGCATTTCAGCTTAGCCATCTACCCGTTTACCAGTCCACACATTGAGACGGGTACGTCAGGTAAGCAGAGCAGTGGGGTCTGGGTTCACTTTGATGACCACTTCAGTGGGCTACTTACGGTTCCTTTAAGGGCATCAACTTCACAGGTCAGGGCCTGCACTTGACGGCGGAACTCGGTGCTCTCCTGCTTGGCCTGGCGAAGGGCATCAGTGTTGCGGACAGCAGCTTCAGAAAGATCTGCAAACTTCAGGAAAGAAATAAGACAGACAGTTAGCCGCACCTTCAGATCTGATACAGACGTCCCGTACTGGCTCGGCCCaaccatatagcgcctttcaaactGCTGCTCACTTAAGCAGCGGATATCAATGAGACATCCAGCAGAAGTGGATGAAGATGAAGAAAGCAGAGAATCAGAAAGCACATGATTGGAGTGAAGAAGGCGCTATATGTGTGGTCCTGAGCAACGAGCCGACAAGACACCCATCAAGAAAGAGGAATGAAATGGACGAGACTGGCAATGGGTGCCACAGGTACTGCTGGCCTAGGTGGGGATGCCAGTTAACGTCACCCCAAGCCTGACGACTTACCTTGGACTTGTACCAATCCTCAGCTTCGTTGATGTTCTTGGCAGCGAGGTTCTCGTACTGCAGGCGCACGTCCCGCAGGGCAGCAGTGAGGTCCGGCTTGGCCACGTCCATGTCGATCTGGATGTGCTGATTCTGAATCTGGGCTTGGAGCTCAGCAATTTCCTGAAAGAGGAGGTCATAAAGACGGATGTGAGAATGAGAAACGCTGTGCTGTGCCCGCCTATCTCAGCATCTCGAATGAACAGCATATGGTCACGGCGTACCACCTGGTGGGTGGGCAGTGTAGTCATACATGTGCACACGCGTGACCTCATCACGGACAAACACCTCATACACACACTTATACAGCATAACGTCACCATTCAGTGCCACGCATTTCAGACACCAGCAGAGGGCACCCCTTTCAGAGAGCTGTGTCGTGTGTGACGGGTTCATAGAGTGATGGGGAGCAGTGGTGTGCCGCGGGTGTTTGGGTCTCTTCGTGAACAATGGTTCACGTGACAGATGTGAATGATTGGTACAAACAGGGA containing:
- the vim gene encoding vimentin; amino-acid sequence: MSSRQSSSSYKRIFGGPTVVSSRTSYSSRQYASPPVRSRVSYSTRSAPSLYATKATSVRLRSSAPMPMLSSETLDFALTDAINTEFKANRTNEKAEMQHLNDRFASYIEKVRFLEQQNKILLAELEQLKGKGTSRIGDLYEQEMRELRRQVDQLTNEKARTEVERDNMLDDIQRLRDKLQDEMVQREESETTLQSFRQDVDNASLARLDLERKVESLQEEIAFLKKLHEEEIAELQAQIQNQHIQIDMDVAKPDLTAALRDVRLQYENLAAKNINEAEDWYKSKFADLSEAAVRNTDALRQAKQESTEFRRQVQALTCEVDALKGTNESLERQMREMEENFSAEAANYQDTIARLQDDIQNMKEEMARHLREYQDLLNVKMALDIEIATYRKLLEGEESRISAPLPAFASLNLRETSLESRPIADSVSKKVLIRTIDTRDGQVISESTQHHEGLDLDLDLE